The sequence below is a genomic window from Uranotaenia lowii strain MFRU-FL chromosome 2, ASM2978415v1, whole genome shotgun sequence.
ACTAAGATGTTCCTAAGACCCAATTTACTGTTTGACAATTGCTTGGAGAGTTTCATAAAGGGTTAGGCATAAGGATAAAATAAAAAggcaattttacaatttatacaTGATTTGTTAGTGAGTTTATTCACTCAAGCAATATGTAAATTCAATGAACCCGTTCAATATTCAACCACATTCCGCCTAAGATACTGGTAAGATTATTGTTTGGTTCAAACTTCAGTGGTATTGGAGTTTTCGCCGATACCGTGAAACGGAAGTTGTTCAACAGATACGCCAAACCCACCCTAATCTGCATCATACCGAATCTCATTCCGATGCAGTTGCGTGGACCATACCCGAATGGGATGAATTGAAGGGGATGCCATGAAGCCACATTCTCCGGTGCAAATCTATCCGGATCGAAGCGCTCAGCGTTAGGGAAAAAGGTTGAATCGTGGTGCAGTGCATGGATTGGTATCATAACGCGAGTACCTTTCTCCAATGTTACATTCATTTCTGGGACGACATAATCTTTCGTCACTATTCTGGTGGTCATTGGTGCTGGTGGATACAGGCGCATAGTTTCTAAAAGATTGAAATAGAAATTAGATCTTTTTCTTGATTACACTTCGATTATACAAATTACCATTGATACAATTCTCGAGATACGCCATCTCATGTACAGCCTCATAAGTTAAGGATCCATGCTTAGCGAAGACCCTTCCGACTTCACTTCGAGCTTTTTCTTGCACATCTTGATTACGGGCCAATTCATATAGACAAAACGTTAAAGCTGTAGATGATGTTTCGAAACCGGCCAGGAAAAACACGAAACATTGTGCCACAATTTCATGAAATTGCCACCCACCGAGATCTGCTTCGCCCGTAGAAGCTTCGTCCTGCTGCATTCTGATCAGAATGTCCAGAAAATCATCACGCCGGACATTGTTTGTCTTTCGATAGCTGATGGTGTCCCTGACGGCGTCGAAGAAAAAACTTTCTACTTTTGCGTCGACCACTTTTATTCGCAAAAGATTCGACAGCgtttgaaaagtgttggtgaagtTACGCAAAAAAGTTCTTTTCGGAGACTGCTCCAAGGCTTTTCGACCCATTTCTCTAAAAATAGCTTTTGGATCCTCCAAACTGTTGCATTCCAGACCAAAAGCACAACTACCTATAACATCGGTAGTGAACCTTGCTAGGAactctttcatttcaacttcgGTGCCTTTTTCCGTTTCCAACATCATTCGCTTCCTAAACTGCTCAGCTACGGCGATCATCGTTGAGTACATCAGCTTCATTTTCCCGGAGGTAAAAGCTGGCGTGAGCTTGCTCCGGGTATTTTTCCACCGATTTCCTACCAGTGTGATCAAATGCGCACCGATGGGATCGGCCTTTTCGTTGTTATAAATCCCTCGATCGTGGAAGTATTGGAAATCTTTTACAAATATATCTTTCAATAGGTCTATGTCCATAATAAACACCACaggtttcaagaaaaaataagtcCCAACAATCTTTGTTCCCGTTCCCTTGAAACGGTTGTAAAATTCCGTAAACAAGATAAACATTGGCTTACGCTTGAGTTCGCCCAAATTTCCAAAGGGAAAGGTCGGTTTAGGGAAGGGAACATTTCGCCGGCTCCAATAGGTGTAACAGTTGCGTATCCACCAGTATAACGCAGGTAAAACCAGTATTAATAGGTAAATGAACATTTCACCGGAGCAGTAGATCTGGATGTAATAAGTTCTAAAAAGTCACTAACGGCTGGCATGAATGTTCAAGATGTTCAAGCTTTATCTTGTTATCTTCCACAAGTCACGAATGCTGCCACTGATAATCGTTTCCGAGTCTCATTGCTGctatggaagttttttttctgttttggtaaGCAATAAACCTAATTTTCTACACGGCTGCTTTTGAAATACTGTTGCTGTACAATTCAAAGCTCAGTTATAGGCATTTTGTAAGTAAGATAAGGTTCACCTACCATATATTTCTGAATCTCAAACCAACCTGATATTACAACTtaccatgaaaatttttgacacTCGATTTGACTCAATAAAAATACGCATGAATAGATGGAAATTTCTCTTCAATCACACAcacatgttttcaaaaaatatagaaatttcatGTTTCGACTTGTAaacagtaaaataaaataaaaattgaatgagagTACTTACAAGTTTACACTTTACCCCGGAACGAACGATACCGACGATATCCTTTCACGATGTCGGTGTACACGTTTTTGGTGGCCTCGTCGCAGGTTCGGAGGATAAACTCCGACGAATGTTTGTCGTAGATTCCGATCAGTTCGTAGCACACGTTGTACACGTTTCGGGTTATTTTCTCGTGCAGCGTAGCCGGCCGTTTGCTCTGAATGATGTAGCTTACGATTTGTACCAAAATGTAGGGGGCTAATATGCGCAGATCGGATTCCAGTTTTCGGGTAGACATGTTGGAGATTCTTGAAGAGGATGGGAAATATTTTGAGTGTtgataaaatcatttaaaagttAGTCCTATGTAGTACTTTTCCAAGGGTAGCATCAAGTCCGATAGGGtaagaatttcaaaactatTCAAAGGTTTCTCCAAGGGACGATCTTCTTTGTAGCATATAATGGAAGCAATCAAACCATTGTACACGTAGAAGTAATGGGGTAAACGATTGACTATGAAATTTGGCctggaaaatgtgaaaaattgtaataagcACAGAATTTATCGAATCTATTTTAAGTTTACCTGGTCACCAGTAGGGAATATAAAACTTCGCTAATAGAACGATGTAGTTTGTAAAACGTTTTCTCTGAACCATCTTTCACTACAAATTTCCGAATGCTTATGCATCCTAAAAACTCCAATATGTTGTCCATTATACTAGGAACTAAAGTAAgctaaaataaataatcatattaGGTAGTTATCAAATTTGGACTAAAcaagaaccaaaaaaacttaCCTTTGAGTTGACAACGACTGCCGCGAAACAGGCCAAAATTTCTTCGAGGCAATCCATGTCCTCGAAGAAATTTTTCATCACGCACAAAGGCATGATATGGTTGGCTACTATACTGCCAAATGCTCGAACGAAAGACTTTTCCATATCTTGAGAAAATCCGGAAACGAAAGCATTTTTAGCAAATGTGGCGAACACCCTCAGAACAAACCGAATATCCTTGGGACTAGAATCAGTCGCCAATTTCTGTTCCAGTTGTTCAAAACGAGCAGTCAATTTGTCAGCCGGCTGATGATGAGTCAGAAAGGATGAAAACAGTTTCACATTTTGAACTAGAAGGTTTCCATCGATGTCAGTTTCGTCCGTTTCCTTGTTTGAATCCTCGGTTATTTCTTGACGAAGTTGGGCTTGGAATCCCAGCCATCTGTTTTCAACGAGGACTTCTAATGTTTCCGGCTCCATTCGCAGAAAGTCTTTGTATTGAAGAGCGTTTATCAGGAGGGCACTCGAAAAATTACTGTCCATtttgagctgaaaaaaaaaagtaatttaaagtgtaggtagatttaaaaaattaaattttaaaactcactGCTTGATCCAGGTAAACCAGGAAAATATTTCGTAGCTCTTCAGAAAGTTCTTGTTtggaaacaactttgaaatgaatcaCCAACGAACATGCCTTGAGAAGGTAGTTGAACAAATTGGGTTCCGATTTACGCAGCTTCCGAGCTGTTGGTTCTTTGGCGGAAATGAAATGTTCGATTGCCGCCACGTAACCGGCCACAAGTTTAGCTAGCTGATCAGCTTCTATCGCTTTGAAACGATTTGCATTgttctaaggaaaaaaaaaaattattgaaaaaaacatcggtTTTTTAGTAAACAAAAGTGTAAATACCTTCTGCAAACAGTTGAAAACCATCAGCACCAGTTCGAAGGTTTCTTCCTGGGACTGCGATTCCTGGAATCGATCCAGAATCGTTTGACAACATTCGAAGGCTTCCTGGGTGAGATAGACGGCTGTCTGACGAAAGATGGTCACCACCAGTGGCGAGAATTGTCCGAAGATTCCGATGAGCATGTCGACGGTcaaatatttgaacaaatttggcataattCCAAAGATTAGTTGTTCtgtaaaaggaaaaataattatattttgatattcaattagAAAATGATATTAACAACTTACTGTTCAGAATATTCTTCAGTTTGGACGTCAATTCGGGTTGCTCGCTGTTTAAGAGATCGCCGTAAATAAGCAAACTGATTGatattatgataatttttggttcCTGAGGAAGTTCGTTCAGTCTAATCGTATCGAAAATATTCAACAAGCTCTGAACTATCTCTATGTTAACAATAGCAACATCGCCAGAAcctttttctagttttttagaAAAGAGcttctttattttgttcatcGATCGTTCTTCATCGAACTCCCAAATGCCGTCAAAGGATATTTTCTTCGAAATAGCCGAACTGCTGTTTTCAAAGGCATTTTCTATTATTTCCTTCACAATTGTCGTAACGATGATTGCCATCAGCTGGCTGTCGTCGATTTGTTGGGAAATTATAAATGTGATTTCGtcgaaacatttattttggaaGAGCAGATTTATGACAGTTATTTGACGATCAGAATCGAGAAGCTGTAGGAACCAACCACAGGACGACTGGTCCTGCAGCAGCGGACGAAGTTGATTGAAATCTggattttctacaattttttggaCAGTATCCGAATGATTCGCACCATCCAAGGAATCATCGATCAGTTTTGTAGCACGAATTTTCTGAAGATTTATACGAtcgaaataacttttttcatctacTGGAACAATAGATTCAAGGTGTTTCCATTGCTCGTCACTTAAGAAGTTGTGAATTGAATGATTGTCGGTGTCCTCAATGGAATCGGGCCGGTAGTAGTGAACAAGCAATCGGTAATTCCCATAAAAATATGCTAGTTTTAAGAACGAACTCAGCACTCGTtcatttggattatcatttccaAGAAGAATCTTTCCAAAAGACTCCATGATTGCATCGAACTCAGTGAAAAACTTGTTCAATTTCTCCCAGAACAAATTAGTTTGCTCAACCAAGGTATTTCCGGCGAAGAAATAACACATCCaacagattgaaaattcgaGCTTGAAAAGCTCTGTCTCTGTTTGCTCCTCTTCAAGCGATGCAAGCACGTCGCTgatgaaattttgcattttatacCAATAGTTGAAGCTCCGTTTCGTAAGCAATCCTTTGACGTAGTCCAGCATGGCACGGCTCAATCTACCGTTGGAATCTGGCCACGCAAATGATAGGGATTTCCATTGATTGCAGGTTTGCGTGAGCTTAAGTTGAACGATTTCCATTTTAGCAGGATACAGTGcctcaaaaaatacaaattgatcTTTTGATTCGATTGTTTCAGAAATTGTTCCATCATCTAACTTTCTTCGCTTGGTAGAAAGTTCTTCATCAGCACATGACTTCCGTTTCAAGGATGTTTTCCGCAGATCCTTTAAGCTATCAGCCAAATCGTTGTCATCCAGATAGTCTTCcagtttcataaaaagttcctCCCGGAAATTTTCACTTCGATTCAGCTTGACGTATAAATCGATTGTGGATATCAGCATGTCTTGATATTTGGCCAACATTTCCGGATCCTTCGGAATGAACATTGTTCTTAGCAAAATATCTATGATGCTCGTTTCTAGAATTAGTGGATTATATTCATTGATGGTGCAAATCAGTGAGAAGAGATCTCGTAATTGTGCTTCagaatttccatatttttgtagAAACTCTTTCAATTTGATTGTAAAAATcccattgaaatcaaaatcctGTACCAGTTGCTggtcaatttttatgaaatacttCTTTAGCAAATGGAACACGTATTTTACGAGATGGAATATTTCATGAATATCTGATATGAGCGACTTTTCAGGGTCCACAAAAACGTACAGTAAAATGTACTTCAAAAGCAACAACACGTCAATCTTTGTATCTCTGTACGCTCTGAGATATCCTTCGATGAGTAGTCCCGTAACATGAAGCGGATACTTTTTGGTATCGAAATGTCCCATCAGTAGACGTTTTGTGTTTTCTGTCGTGATTCGGTTGTACTCTGATGCTCTACCATTCTGAAAGAAAATGCGTTTGAATAGTTCCAGCAACTCCTCTTGGTAGTCCAATCCGTTTGATTTGAGTATCAGAACAACTTCACACAACTCTCTTAGCACCAGCTTGAATGCCTTTTGCCATTTCGCATCATCACCTGCCGTAGCAACATAGATCTTCAAATCGTCTAGAATCCGTTTCATCGTTTCTTCTTCCTGAGTTGGATCAAATTTCCCAGTCATTACTTTCCGGAAACAGATTAGAGCCAGAGCCAAGGCTTGCGTGTAGCTGTCGAAATTGAACTTGTAAAAGTTTTTATACTTTGTATCGAACGCTACTATCAGGTAGCTTTCCAATACGATCCGATTATCTCCAACGATGCCACTCAGTTTTTTTAACACCTCCAATAGCTTAGGAATTATTCTTGGGGGTAGTGCGTTTGAAAGGCATGGGAGAGCCAAAAATTCGTTTACAATTGCCCATTTATCTTCGATCTGTTCCGGCGAGACGTCCTTCGCAAAATCCATCAATCCATCAATAAAGAACTCAAAAACGATCTCGTACTTGGACATATAGTAAAAGCTGTTGGACCGCCATAACTTTATCCCATAGGTCAGGTTGGTGATAAAATCTTGCTCCGGGTTGTTGAGCCGGGCGAGAATTTCTTGAATGGGAAAGAACTCAATTAAcaagtttttggaaataaaatagcTATAAACGAATACTAACCTTCTTTTAGAGCCATTATGAAACCGAATCGTGAGCTTTTAGAACTATTTAACCGGCAAAAACGGAATTAAACATTGGAAATCGGAACCCATGCACGAAATCACACGCGCAGACCGCAGCTTGAAAAacaagtaaacaaacaaaccgCTGTCAACCAAAAAGCACGTGCTGCGTACactgagaaaattttacagcaGAAATCTGATGGCGCGCTCTGGAAACATCGCAAGTTCGATGTTTCATGGCAAaaagaattgaaacaaaaattaaatgaaaatcttgtttttttagAAGTAAACAATAGAACCGTTATGCTGGTTAGATAATATCAAAGGTCGAACGACTGAATTGTGCAAAATTGTAGGATCTACacgtgaaaattatgaaaatcaacACAGCAGCCTCTGTGAAGtttgtgaatttaaatttgattgcataAGCAAGGGCGTTACACAGACACGGTGATAGCCTTCAGGtatatgaaactttttttaaattttaaacaaaaaattgaagaatataattttaaattatttattttctatgaaatGTTGAGACAATACCAAAACTCGCAGATATGAACTAAATgcaaaaagttattaaactcaagagattgaaaaatattgatttggtagtagtagtagtagtagtagtagtaaaaTTTGCTTTATTTCTCTGTTTTATGGTTAACAtttgatttgtcatttttgttggtcAGCCTAAATGGCTCTACAACCCTGTAGCTTAAGTGTTTGGAtgacttttgatttttaattttcaataatgacaacaaattaTTTTCACCTTTTTGTGATTTGTTTAAAGAATTTGATAACCTACTTAACTAATATATACATAATTTGATAACCTAGGAAGTGACCAGCTCGCGAATAATCTGGTGTTCTGAATCTTGGCAACTTGCCTTGAACCTAAGGATAGTCTCACTGAATCTTTCGTCAAGGGGTTGGATTGAGGCCAGATTATGAACCTCAGATGTACGAGTCCTCGGGGGTGAGTTAAGGATAATACGGAGGAATTTGTTCTGAACTCGTTGGAGCTTAAGGTGGTGTGTTTTAGCGCAGCTCTCCCAGACCGGCATACCGTATTCAATAACGGGAAGTACTATCTGCTTATAGACATGTTACATTTAGTGATGATTTTTTCGACATGTTGTCTGAAAATCAGCTTACTGTCCAATGTAACACCCAAGTATGTGACTTCATGAGACCACTCCACTGATGTGTGATTCATTTCGATTAAACATTCCTCATCCGGGATTAGTTTTCGGGACTGTGAGTGTGGGAAAAGTATTACTTGAGTTTTTGTAGCATTTATACATATCTTCCAACTTGTGAAGTAATCTGTGAGGACATCTAGGCTTCGCTGTAGCTTATTTTTAAGTGCTCGTATTATCCTGCCATTATGGATGATTGCGGTATCGTCAGCAAACAACGACAAAGATCCGTTTTCAGGAAGTTGGGGTAAATCCgaagtgaacaaattaaaaagaagTGGGCCTAGTATGCTTCCCTGTGGGACACCAGCTGGAATATCTTGAGGCTCGGAGATATTTCCGTTCAGCGAAACTCGAAATGTCCTCCCCGACAGAtaacttttaatgatttttaccaAGTAGTTAGGAATATTATATTGATGAAGTTTATATATTAATGCATCATGCCACACgttatcaaaagctttttctaCATCGAGTAATGCCATAGCAGATGTTTTAGATACTGTCTTGTTTCTTTTCAGTATATTCACGACTCGAGTCAGCTGGTGTACGGTTGATCGTCCATGCCTAAAACCGAACTGTTCTTCTAGTAAGACATTTCCCTCAACAGCGGATGATAGAAGTCTACGATTGATTGCTTTTTCAAACAGCTTAGATAATCCTGAGAGAAGGCTAATGGGGCGGTAACTTTTTGGGGAGGTGGGA
It includes:
- the LOC129746819 gene encoding cytochrome P450 6a2-like — its product is MFIYLLILVLPALYWWIRNCYTYWSRRNVPFPKPTFPFGNLGELKRKPMFILFTEFYNRFKGTGTKIVGTYFFLKPVVFIMDIDLLKDIFVKDFQYFHDRGIYNNEKADPIGAHLITLVGNRWKNTRSKLTPAFTSGKMKLMYSTMIAVAEQFRKRMMLETEKGTEVEMKEFLARFTTDVIGSCAFGLECNSLEDPKAIFREMGRKALEQSPKRTFLRNFTNTFQTLSNLLRIKVVDAKVESFFFDAVRDTISYRKTNNVRRDDFLDILIRMQQDEASTGEADLGGWQFHEIVAQCFVFFLAGFETSSTALTFCLYELARNQDVQEKARSEVGRVFAKHGSLTYEAVHEMAYLENCINETMRLYPPAPMTTRIVTKDYVVPEMNVTLEKGTRVMIPIHALHHDSTFFPNAERFDPDRFAPENVASWHPLQFIPFGYGPRNCIGMRFGMMQIRVGLAYLLNNFRFTVSAKTPIPLKFEPNNNLTSILGGMWLNIERVH
- the LOC129746818 gene encoding uncharacterized protein LOC129746818, with product MALKEEILARLNNPEQDFITNLTYGIKLWRSNSFYYMSKYEIVFEFFIDGLMDFAKDVSPEQIEDKWAIVNEFLALPCLSNALPPRIIPKLLEVLKKLSGIVGDNRIVLESYLIVAFDTKYKNFYKFNFDSYTQALALALICFRKVMTGKFDPTQEEETMKRILDDLKIYVATAGDDAKWQKAFKLVLRELCEVVLILKSNGLDYQEELLELFKRIFFQNGRASEYNRITTENTKRLLMGHFDTKKYPLHVTGLLIEGYLRAYRDTKIDVLLLLKYILLYVFVDPEKSLISDIHEIFHLVKYVFHLLKKYFIKIDQQLVQDFDFNGIFTIKLKEFLQKYGNSEAQLRDLFSLICTINEYNPLILETSIIDILLRTMFIPKDPEMLAKYQDMLISTIDLYVKLNRSENFREELFMKLEDYLDDNDLADSLKDLRKTSLKRKSCADEELSTKRRKLDDGTISETIESKDQFVFFEALYPAKMEIVQLKLTQTCNQWKSLSFAWPDSNGRLSRAMLDYVKGLLTKRSFNYWYKMQNFISDVLASLEEEQTETELFKLEFSICWMCYFFAGNTLVEQTNLFWEKLNKFFTEFDAIMESFGKILLGNDNPNERVLSSFLKLAYFYGNYRLLVHYYRPDSIEDTDNHSIHNFLSDEQWKHLESIVPVDEKSYFDRINLQKIRATKLIDDSLDGANHSDTVQKIVENPDFNQLRPLLQDQSSCGWFLQLLDSDRQITVINLLFQNKCFDEITFIISQQIDDSQLMAIIVTTIVKEIIENAFENSSSAISKKISFDGIWEFDEERSMNKIKKLFSKKLEKGSGDVAIVNIEIVQSLLNIFDTIRLNELPQEPKIIIISISLLIYGDLLNSEQPELTSKLKNILNKQLIFGIMPNLFKYLTVDMLIGIFGQFSPLVVTIFRQTAVYLTQEAFECCQTILDRFQESQSQEETFELVLMVFNCLQKNNANRFKAIEADQLAKLVAGYVAAIEHFISAKEPTARKLRKSEPNLFNYLLKACSLVIHFKVVSKQELSEELRNIFLVYLDQALKMDSNFSSALLINALQYKDFLRMEPETLEVLVENRWLGFQAQLRQEITEDSNKETDETDIDGNLLVQNVKLFSSFLTHHQPADKLTARFEQLEQKLATDSSPKDIRFVLRVFATFAKNAFVSGFSQDMEKSFVRAFGSIVANHIMPLCVMKNFFEDMDCLEEILACFAAVVVNSKLTLVPSIMDNILEFLGCISIRKFVVKDGSEKTFYKLHRSISEVLYSLLVTRPNFIVNRLPHYFYVYNGLIASIICYKEDRPLEKPLNSFEILTLSDLMLPLEKISNMSTRKLESDLRILAPYILVQIVSYIIQSKRPATLHEKITRNVYNVCYELIGIYDKHSSEFILRTCDEATKNVYTDIVKGYRRYRSFRGKV